Proteins encoded within one genomic window of Triticum aestivum cultivar Chinese Spring chromosome 2D, IWGSC CS RefSeq v2.1, whole genome shotgun sequence:
- the LOC123053033 gene encoding LOB domain-containing protein 40: MRLSCNGCRVLRKGCSEDCSIRPCLQWIKSPEAQANATVFLAKFYGRAGLMNLINAGTDDSLRPGIFRSLLYEACGRIVNPIYGSVGLLWSNNWQMCQAAVEAVLSGKPIVQVSSEDAAADRTPPLKAYDIRHVSTSSAADGRLHKVAKPGRTRFKRASSASSHHNPSSDSNNKPQPQPRAPTAEEELDRQHRKEMQEGAFQRAPSHESSDSRHEDPVEPHCQQEASADTEAEAGSHVSQAEQEQEQSTEPAAEHAEEVEKEEDEELGLELTLGFAPVAARPAGFHLSVRTAAEPAFVGLRFL; this comes from the coding sequence ATGCGGCTTAGCTGCAACGGCTGCCGCGTGCTGCGGAAGGGCTGCAGCGAGGACTGCAGCATCCGCCCCTGCCTGCAGTGGATCAAGAGCCCCGAGGCGCAGGCCAACGCCACCGTCTTCCTCGCCAAGTTCTACGGCCGCGCGGGGCTCATGAACCTCATCAACGCCGGCACGGACGACAGCCTCCGCCCCGGCATCTTCCGCTCGCTCCTCTACGAGGCCTGCGGCCGGATCGTCAATCCCATCTACGGCTCTGTCGGCCTGCTCTGGTCCAACAACTGGCAGATGTGCCAGGCCGCCGTCGAGGCCGTCCTCAGCGGCAAGCCCATCGTCCAGGTCTCCTCCGAGGATGCCGCCGCCGACCGGACCCCGCCGCTCAAGGCGTACGACATCCGCCACgtctccacctcgtcagccgccgacGGGAGGCTCCACAAGGTCGCCAAGCCCGGCCGCACCCGCTTCAAGCgcgcgtcctccgcctcgtcccaCCACAACCCGTCCAGCGACTCCAACAacaagccgcagccgcagccgcgggcgccCACGGCGGAGGAGGAGCTGGATCGTCAACACCGCAAGGAGATGCAGGAGGGCGCGTTCCAGCGTGCTCCGAGCCACGAATCCTCCGACAGCCGACACGAGGACCCCGTGGAGCCACACTGCCAGCAAGAGGCGTCCGCGGACACGGAGGCCGAGGCGGGGTCGCACGTCAGCCAGgcggagcaggagcaggagcagagCACAGAGCCGGCCGCAGAGCACGCGGAGGAGGTCGAaaaggaggaggacgaagaactaGGGCTCGAGCTCACGCTTGGATTCGCTCCCGTCGCAGCACGGCCGGCCGGATTTCACCTGAGCGTCCGGACCGCGGCGGAGCCGGCTTTCGTCGGGCTCCGGTTCCTCTGA